Proteins co-encoded in one Leptospiraceae bacterium genomic window:
- a CDS encoding Rpn family recombination-promoting nuclease/putative transposase has product MFFLLSCLCFFFICGKNELAYGDDLLQSLQEMMPGWEKYQVNFSYIVYDFSRFQEEDIKGEITTRLFTLLLKYINREEFEEKLVQIISLLAELAEKKTGMEYIETVLLYTLSGVKKIELDSLKSMMETKESRRVKDMLVSLLDKIEQKGYNRALHLVETEKRRAELAERRAENEKRRAEDEKRKARRAERKKTLRTAISMRRKALDMPLIASITELDENFLERLFRRIGV; this is encoded by the coding sequence TTGTTCTTCCTCTTATCCTGCCTGTGCTTTTTTTTTATATGCGGAAAAAACGAATTAGCGTATGGTGATGATTTGCTGCAGAGCTTACAGGAAATGATGCCGGGCTGGGAAAAATACCAGGTCAATTTTTCCTATATAGTTTATGATTTCTCCAGGTTTCAAGAAGAAGATATAAAAGGAGAAATAACTACGAGACTCTTTACCCTGCTCTTGAAATATATCAATCGTGAAGAGTTTGAAGAAAAGCTGGTGCAAATTATTTCTCTGCTGGCTGAATTAGCAGAAAAGAAAACCGGCATGGAATATATAGAAACTGTCCTTCTCTACACCCTATCAGGTGTAAAAAAAATTGAACTTGACAGTCTAAAATCTATGATGGAAACTAAGGAAAGCAGGAGAGTAAAGGATATGCTGGTTTCACTGTTAGATAAAATTGAGCAAAAAGGCTATAATAGAGCCTTACATCTTGTAGAAACCGAGAAAAGAAGAGCTGAACTTGCAGAAAGAAGAGCGGAAAACGAGAAAAGAAGGGCTGAGGACGAGAAAAGAAAAGCCAGACGTGCAGAGCGGAAAAAAACGCTCAGAACGGCTATTTCTATGCGAAGAAAGGCTCTTGATATGCCCCTGATTGCGAGCATCACCGAACTCGATGAAAACTTTTTAGAGAGACTTTTCCGCCGAATAGGGGTTTAA
- a CDS encoding Rpn family recombination-promoting nuclease/putative transposase — MDHNSFFKITFQNRENAIDFLKHKLPPDLLKDILLDSLEITKDSFVDANYQDVHSDMLFKVPIAGKDSYIYLLLEHKSYPDRMTSFQLLKYMLGIWSLHISQEKKEKSLVLPLILPVLFFYMRKKRISVW; from the coding sequence GTGGATCATAATTCCTTTTTCAAAATCACTTTCCAGAACCGGGAGAATGCTATCGACTTCCTGAAACACAAACTTCCGCCAGACTTATTAAAAGACATTCTATTGGATTCTCTCGAAATTACAAAAGATAGTTTCGTCGATGCCAATTATCAGGATGTGCATTCGGATATGCTTTTCAAAGTTCCGATAGCTGGCAAAGATAGCTACATCTATCTTCTTCTCGAACACAAAAGTTATCCCGATAGAATGACTTCATTTCAGCTATTGAAGTATATGCTCGGAATCTGGAGCCTTCATATAAGCCAGGAGAAAAAAGAGAAGTCGCTTGTTCTTCCTCTTATCCTGCCTGTGCTTTTTTTTTATATGCGGAAAAAACGAATTAGCGTATGGTGA
- a CDS encoding SGNH/GDSL hydrolase family protein — protein MNKKFIYFLTFLSVVILSVSYFRHLQRKKKEENESRKGLALLYNLIRISYDQVKEKINYKPFPESLDDCPSKPTIKKQYMLWDNEGFYPILYEDIRIYCKYNKMIILAMGDSITAGLAPDKSNTFPELLERTIENTSVINAGMNGANTIHWRPEGVLYKKNIYDNRKVIDVVLFLLGGNDRNYFSHLDKSEINEKYAKEIGLRLRKILMKMKEDLPSAKIILANYPQLKNENRFPAVEQIRTKLPEEDSFFWKGPDFTSAFVGKKEYFLPDKTHLSNLGHQKFAEIWKNFLLQKKIIPGN, from the coding sequence ATGAATAAAAAATTTATCTATTTTCTAACATTTCTATCTGTTGTTATATTATCTGTATCGTATTTTAGACACCTACAGAGAAAAAAGAAGGAAGAAAACGAATCCAGAAAAGGATTAGCTTTATTATATAATCTAATTCGAATATCTTATGATCAAGTAAAAGAAAAAATTAATTACAAACCTTTTCCTGAAAGCCTTGATGACTGTCCTTCGAAGCCCACTATCAAAAAGCAATATATGCTCTGGGATAATGAAGGTTTTTATCCAATATTATATGAAGATATTAGAATATACTGTAAATATAATAAAATGATTATTTTGGCTATGGGAGATTCTATTACGGCCGGACTCGCACCGGACAAATCAAATACTTTTCCGGAACTATTGGAGAGAACCATAGAAAATACTTCCGTAATAAACGCAGGAATGAATGGAGCCAATACGATTCACTGGAGACCGGAGGGAGTCTTGTATAAAAAAAATATCTATGACAATAGAAAAGTCATTGATGTAGTTCTTTTTCTTTTGGGTGGAAACGATAGAAATTATTTTTCGCACTTGGATAAGAGTGAAATAAATGAAAAATATGCAAAGGAAATCGGCTTAAGACTAAGAAAAATCTTAATGAAAATGAAAGAGGACCTGCCTTCCGCAAAAATCATTCTCGCAAATTATCCTCAGCTTAAAAACGAAAATCGTTTTCCTGCGGTAGAGCAAATTCGCACGAAATTACCCGAAGAAGATTCCTTCTTCTGGAAAGGGCCGGATTTTACTTCAGCTTTTGTTGGGAAAAAAGAGTATTTCTTACCGGATAAAACGCATCTGAGCAATCTCGGTCATCAAAAATTTGCAGAGATCTGGAAGAACTTTTTACTACAGAAGAAAATAATTCCGGGTAACTAA
- a CDS encoding sugar phosphotransferase, with product MLLLFLVVCFLTSLVVQYFYIKSETFHILDISNHRSMHKGAVKKSAGVFFILIAFFFSGIYFPIFSEIKPIYFLITIGTLFLMILGLLDDIYHLSSLSKMFLEILFFFPGVYFFLPSYTLLGFEPELPRFLISFLATLYIIFVINLCNFMDGLDLYLSLNFLSLVIVVFLLNKSITFEGTILLFVLFSLVGFMLFNRPKARVFMGDAGSLALGFLMAMSPVFIMNSKNSFEPGLSFFLLPVFWVDGMVTILKRLIRKENILKAHREHLYQRITLKAWKPVYTTIIFSLMNLLAYFVYIILQASDSFVVSFIICLLLYLGLYMFLEFYLRRKTSKT from the coding sequence ATGTTACTCTTATTCCTCGTCGTTTGTTTTTTAACCAGTCTTGTTGTTCAATATTTCTATATTAAAAGCGAAACCTTCCATATTTTAGATATATCCAATCACAGAAGTATGCACAAGGGTGCTGTTAAAAAATCAGCCGGTGTTTTCTTCATCTTAATCGCTTTCTTCTTTTCCGGTATATATTTTCCTATATTTTCAGAGATAAAACCCATATATTTTTTAATCACCATTGGAACTTTATTTTTAATGATTCTGGGACTTTTGGATGATATATACCATTTATCATCCTTATCTAAAATGTTTCTCGAAATTCTCTTTTTTTTTCCGGGTGTTTACTTTTTTCTCCCTTCTTATACTTTGCTGGGTTTTGAACCGGAACTACCGAGATTTTTGATAAGCTTTCTGGCTACTCTCTACATCATCTTTGTGATCAACCTATGTAATTTCATGGATGGATTGGATCTATATCTCAGTTTGAATTTTCTCTCACTTGTTATAGTGGTTTTTCTTTTGAATAAAAGTATAACTTTCGAAGGTACGATTTTACTTTTTGTATTATTTTCCCTTGTCGGATTTATGCTGTTTAATCGACCAAAAGCCAGAGTATTTATGGGAGATGCAGGTTCTCTCGCTCTCGGCTTTTTAATGGCTATGAGTCCTGTTTTTATTATGAATAGTAAGAATAGTTTTGAACCCGGACTCTCGTTCTTCTTACTTCCCGTGTTCTGGGTGGATGGAATGGTAACTATCTTAAAAAGACTTATTCGCAAAGAAAATATATTGAAAGCTCACAGAGAACACTTATACCAGAGAATCACTCTCAAGGCCTGGAAACCGGTTTATACAACTATTATTTTTAGTTTAATGAATCTGCTGGCTTATTTTGTATATATAATACTTCAAGCCTCGGATTCCTTCGTTGTTTCATTTATTATCTGTCTTTTATTATATTTAGGATTATACATGTTTTTAGAGTTTTACCTCCGTCGAAAGACATCAAAGACCTGA
- a CDS encoding 4-hydroxy-tetrahydrodipicolinate synthase yields MFQGVFTAIVTPFKNDKIDYDSYFKILDIQIKSDVTGIVPCGTTGESPTLSHEEHEEFIRKTVEYVNKRKLIIAGTGSNSTREAIRLTERACKDGVDGVLSVNPYYNKPGQKGLYEHFKQVAEVSSVPVMLYNIPGRTGVNLLPATILKLSKEKNIRSVKEASGNLQQMAEVISLVGDSMTVLSGDDSLTLPLLSVGGKGIVSVVSNAFPSSIAKMTKYALDGKYSEAREIYYELFKVFSLAFCETNPIPIKAVMSWLGYCENNLRLPLTSLSDSTEASELKKEIFRLRDKGFE; encoded by the coding sequence ATGTTTCAGGGTGTATTTACAGCGATTGTTACTCCTTTTAAGAATGATAAAATAGACTATGACAGCTATTTTAAAATTTTGGATATACAGATAAAATCAGACGTTACGGGCATTGTTCCCTGCGGAACCACCGGAGAATCTCCAACTCTCAGCCATGAGGAACACGAGGAATTCATCCGTAAAACTGTAGAATATGTAAATAAGCGTAAGCTTATTATAGCAGGAACCGGTTCCAATTCTACCCGCGAGGCCATTCGACTGACAGAAAGGGCCTGTAAAGACGGGGTAGATGGAGTTTTATCCGTGAATCCATATTATAACAAACCCGGTCAAAAAGGACTGTATGAACATTTCAAGCAGGTTGCTGAAGTATCTTCAGTTCCCGTCATGCTTTATAATATTCCGGGAAGAACCGGAGTAAATCTTCTTCCGGCTACCATTTTAAAGCTTTCTAAAGAGAAGAATATCCGTTCGGTAAAAGAGGCCAGTGGAAACCTGCAACAGATGGCAGAGGTCATTTCCTTAGTAGGGGATAGTATGACAGTTCTTTCAGGTGATGATAGTCTTACGCTTCCTCTGTTGTCCGTAGGTGGCAAAGGAATTGTATCCGTTGTTTCCAATGCTTTTCCTTCCAGCATAGCTAAAATGACAAAATATGCTCTTGATGGAAAATATTCAGAAGCCAGAGAAATTTATTACGAACTATTTAAAGTATTCAGTCTGGCATTTTGTGAAACCAATCCTATCCCGATAAAAGCGGTCATGAGCTGGCTGGGTTATTGCGAAAATAACCTCAGATTACCCCTTACTTCTCTTTCCGATTCTACGGAAGCTTCCGAGTTAAAAAAAGAAATCTTTCGTTTGAGGGATAAAGGCTTTGAGTAA
- a CDS encoding 4-hydroxy-tetrahydrodipicolinate reductase, producing the protein MSKKIKIALIGSAGRMGKAITTVLSQSQRSELSAALERKDSILFGVDSGLNAGIKANQVPITDDLLKGLETADAVIDFSSVASTEAVLYACLQLNKPLVIGVTGLSEALIQKIREASEKIPIVQSPNMSVGVNLLFKLVELASGVLKENYDIEVLDIHHRHKKDSPSGTAQKLKDIMLKTLNRTEKNVIYGRHGDNYSERESEEIAIHSMRAGEVVGDHTVHFFSPEERIEIKHSAQDRKTFAVGAVKAAEFVVNQKPGLFDMFDVLGI; encoded by the coding sequence TTGAGTAAAAAAATAAAAATTGCTCTTATTGGTTCTGCAGGTCGGATGGGAAAAGCCATTACGACCGTTTTATCTCAATCTCAGAGAAGTGAACTATCAGCAGCGCTTGAAAGAAAAGATTCTATACTTTTTGGAGTGGATAGCGGTCTTAATGCAGGCATTAAGGCTAACCAGGTTCCGATTACAGATGATTTGCTTAAAGGGCTTGAAACAGCCGATGCTGTAATTGATTTTAGTTCGGTAGCCAGCACGGAAGCTGTTCTCTATGCCTGTTTACAATTAAACAAACCCCTGGTAATAGGTGTAACAGGACTTTCGGAAGCCTTAATCCAGAAAATCAGGGAAGCTTCCGAAAAAATTCCGATTGTGCAATCTCCGAATATGTCTGTAGGAGTCAACCTGCTTTTTAAACTGGTGGAGCTGGCTTCCGGTGTATTAAAAGAGAATTATGATATAGAAGTTTTAGACATTCATCACAGGCATAAAAAAGATTCTCCATCGGGAACTGCACAAAAATTAAAAGATATTATGCTGAAAACCCTGAATAGAACAGAAAAAAATGTGATTTATGGTCGACATGGGGATAATTACTCGGAAAGGGAATCCGAAGAAATTGCTATTCACTCGATGAGAGCGGGAGAAGTTGTGGGAGATCATACGGTTCATTTCTTTTCACCGGAAGAGAGGATTGAAATCAAACATAGCGCTCAGGATAGAAAAACATTTGCGGTAGGAGCAGTGAAAGCTGCTGAGTTTGTTGTAAACCAAAAACCGGGTTTGTTTGATATGTTTGATGTTCTCGGAATTTAA
- a CDS encoding TIGR00159 family protein: protein MFSEFKLFQFLKTFLFLDYNKNLHLIFLDIFVVSIIIYSAYMILRRSKGILIGIGVFWLLGFSARTLQLELLEWVIQVVSPSIIFVIVIVLQPELRRIFSEFSRIRFFKFFRLKLNYEIDEVVEAATMMSRSKTGALIVFEKDVSLKHIVEQSVQLDAIISKSLILTVFKKNSALHDGAMIIQQNRIASASSYLPMSNSLGSSTLGARHRSALGIAEETDSVVLVTSEETGEISVCHDGEMIHPVKPFELKSLLLQLLHGETLKQEKNSTGKEQEGEG from the coding sequence ATGTTCTCGGAATTTAAGCTTTTTCAATTCTTAAAAACATTCTTATTTCTGGACTACAATAAGAATCTACACCTGATATTCTTAGATATTTTTGTAGTCAGTATTATCATATACTCAGCCTATATGATTCTCAGGCGTTCCAAGGGGATTCTTATAGGCATAGGGGTATTCTGGCTTCTGGGTTTTTCTGCCCGAACTTTACAGTTGGAACTTTTAGAATGGGTGATACAAGTAGTCAGCCCATCTATTATTTTTGTGATTGTAATTGTTCTTCAGCCTGAACTCAGAAGGATTTTCTCCGAGTTTTCTCGCATTCGTTTTTTTAAATTTTTTCGCCTGAAATTAAACTATGAAATAGATGAAGTGGTTGAAGCAGCAACGATGATGTCTCGCTCCAAAACGGGAGCTTTAATCGTTTTTGAAAAAGATGTAAGCTTAAAACATATTGTGGAGCAATCGGTACAGCTGGATGCCATTATATCTAAAAGTCTTATCCTGACTGTGTTTAAAAAAAATTCGGCTCTTCATGATGGAGCTATGATTATTCAGCAAAACCGAATCGCATCTGCTTCTTCCTATTTACCCATGAGTAATAGTCTCGGAAGTTCAACTCTGGGTGCCAGACACCGTTCTGCTCTCGGAATTGCAGAAGAGACCGATTCGGTAGTTCTGGTTACCTCAGAAGAAACGGGAGAGATATCCGTTTGTCACGATGGTGAGATGATTCACCCGGTAAAACCTTTTGAGTTAAAGTCCTTACTTCTTCAACTTTTACACGGAGAAACCCTTAAGCAGGAAAAGAATAGTACCGGGAAAGAGCAGGAGGGAGAAGGATGA
- the fbaA gene encoding class II fructose-bisphosphate aldolase has product MGNKVLDKIKPGVVHGEDLKTLISICKSEGFAIPAVNCVGTDSVNAVLEAAREAKSPVIVQFSNGGGKFFAGKNIPAVGEEAAIIGSISGAQHIHLVAEKYGVPVVVHTDHCAKKLLPWIDGLLDAGEEFYKKNGKPLFSSHMLDLSEEPITENLEISKKYLSRMSKMGMFLEIELGITGGEEDGVDNSGRSQEDLYSKPEEIDYAYTELLKISPNFSIAAAFGNVHGVYKPGNVKLTPSILKKAQDYITDKHKLKDSNPVTFVFHGGSGSSREEIREAISYGVVKMNIDTDTQWATWEGILKYYKDKEAYLQGQLGNPEGADSPNKKYYDPRVWLRKGQEAMVKRLQVAFEDLNAVNRN; this is encoded by the coding sequence ATGGGAAATAAAGTATTAGATAAAATTAAGCCGGGTGTTGTTCATGGAGAAGATTTAAAAACCCTGATTTCAATTTGTAAATCAGAAGGTTTTGCAATTCCTGCCGTGAATTGTGTGGGTACAGATAGTGTAAACGCGGTTCTTGAGGCAGCCAGAGAAGCAAAATCACCGGTTATTGTTCAATTTTCCAATGGTGGAGGAAAATTTTTTGCAGGTAAAAATATACCTGCAGTTGGAGAAGAAGCAGCTATCATTGGGTCTATTTCTGGTGCTCAGCATATCCATCTGGTAGCAGAAAAATATGGTGTACCTGTTGTGGTTCATACGGACCACTGTGCTAAAAAACTATTGCCCTGGATCGATGGTTTACTGGATGCAGGAGAAGAGTTCTATAAGAAAAATGGCAAGCCACTTTTTTCTTCTCATATGCTTGATCTTTCCGAAGAGCCAATTACAGAGAATCTTGAAATTTCCAAAAAGTACCTGAGTCGTATGAGCAAAATGGGAATGTTCCTGGAAATTGAATTAGGAATTACAGGTGGTGAAGAAGATGGAGTCGATAATTCAGGTCGTTCGCAGGAAGATCTGTATTCCAAACCGGAAGAAATCGATTATGCCTATACTGAGCTTTTAAAAATAAGCCCAAATTTTTCTATAGCTGCTGCTTTTGGAAACGTTCACGGGGTTTATAAACCGGGTAATGTTAAGTTGACTCCGAGTATTCTAAAAAAAGCCCAGGACTATATCACAGATAAGCATAAATTAAAGGATTCGAATCCTGTTACATTTGTCTTCCACGGTGGTTCTGGTTCCAGTAGAGAAGAAATTCGGGAAGCTATTTCTTATGGAGTAGTCAAAATGAATATCGATACAGATACCCAATGGGCTACCTGGGAAGGTATTTTAAAATATTACAAAGACAAAGAAGCTTATCTCCAGGGTCAACTTGGAAATCCGGAAGGTGCGGATAGTCCGAATAAAAAATACTACGACCCGAGAGTCTGGTTAAGAAAAGGGCAGGAAGCCATGGTGAAAAGGTTACAGGTTGCTTTTGAAGACCTGAATGCTGTAAACCGTAATTAA
- a CDS encoding ion transporter encodes MNQKIISLFERIKRKESNFFDNFILIIITLSAVIIGIETDQDLAKTYHTFFYYSDLVVLFIFIFEFFFKLYVYSPKPLDYFKDSWNIFDFSIVILSILPYLLNSSVNVETIIILRILRLARVFRVFRLISILKPLQLLVSTLIHSLPSMGYVALLIMLLFYVYGVIGVFQFNDTDPEHYSTLGLSILTLFQTITGEGWPDLLAIQIAKKNTVFASIYYISFIVLGSMIILNLLIGVIVSELENIKEVDARGKDYIHHEDHIVILGWSDKLIYLISELIEANKDNRNTVICILADRKKYDMKEFFKMNHLHHKNITFHFRTGLATEKRDLEMVNITRASSVIIINGNGTESDASIIKALIVVVNNFGKYEKLPPIAIPLYNIKNDSIVQLVSKKQVYSVLVDDVISRLIAQTCRQAGLSVVYDEILSFEGNEIYSKKITDLEGKRFGDIINFFENASVIGIRRAGGEVLVNPSYTNTVLEPGDEIIALAESSMGFMYDLRDLNRTMDLSKVQKSSVKRETENVLIIGANRLVYSIINELDSYVRRGSKISIYVDKEKFQYEQTKLSKNMRSSVSVEYLDTESREDLENIPFEEYHYVILLTYDMPSVDDADAYVIILWLYIRDILKNRNHPIPIVTEMLNNKNEKLARPSDLDDFIIIDKIDSRLLAQFSQNPYLKQVYEVLFDEKGSEIYLKPAKDFLEIGKEYSIYEVSNLVNQQSDLLIGYKKNSEEEYKDKRCGVVVNPPKSERITFTEVDKLIVISEVEYT; translated from the coding sequence ATGAATCAGAAAATAATTTCTCTTTTTGAAAGGATAAAACGGAAGGAATCCAATTTTTTTGATAATTTCATCCTGATTATCATTACACTTTCGGCTGTTATAATAGGAATTGAAACCGATCAAGATCTGGCAAAAACCTATCATACATTTTTCTATTACTCAGATCTTGTTGTTTTATTCATTTTTATTTTTGAGTTTTTCTTTAAACTTTATGTTTATTCCCCCAAACCTTTGGATTACTTCAAAGACTCCTGGAATATTTTTGATTTCAGTATTGTTATTTTAAGTATCCTTCCTTACCTTCTGAATAGCTCTGTAAATGTTGAAACGATCATTATTTTAAGAATATTGAGGCTTGCCAGGGTTTTCAGGGTATTTCGTTTAATATCCATATTAAAACCCTTGCAACTTCTGGTTTCTACCTTAATTCACAGCTTACCTTCCATGGGTTATGTGGCTTTATTGATTATGCTTTTATTTTATGTATATGGTGTTATAGGTGTATTTCAATTTAATGATACAGATCCTGAGCATTATTCTACATTGGGACTTTCCATACTAACCCTATTTCAGACAATAACAGGAGAAGGATGGCCTGATTTATTAGCAATTCAGATTGCCAAGAAAAATACTGTTTTTGCTTCTATTTATTATATTAGCTTCATTGTACTTGGAAGTATGATCATTCTAAACTTACTTATTGGGGTTATCGTATCAGAATTAGAAAATATAAAAGAAGTAGATGCCAGAGGTAAAGACTATATTCACCATGAAGATCATATAGTTATCCTTGGCTGGTCAGATAAACTGATCTATCTTATAAGTGAATTAATTGAAGCGAATAAAGATAATCGAAATACAGTTATCTGTATCCTTGCAGATAGAAAAAAATATGATATGAAAGAATTTTTTAAAATGAATCACTTACATCATAAAAACATTACCTTTCATTTCAGAACAGGACTTGCGACCGAGAAACGAGATCTGGAAATGGTGAATATTACCAGGGCTTCTTCTGTTATTATTATCAATGGAAACGGGACGGAATCTGATGCAAGTATTATCAAAGCTTTAATTGTGGTGGTTAATAATTTTGGTAAATATGAAAAACTTCCCCCAATAGCTATTCCGCTGTATAATATAAAAAATGATTCAATTGTACAATTGGTCAGTAAAAAACAGGTATATAGCGTACTGGTTGATGATGTGATTTCCCGACTCATAGCGCAAACTTGTAGGCAGGCAGGACTTTCAGTTGTCTATGATGAAATTCTTTCTTTTGAGGGAAATGAAATCTATTCTAAGAAAATCACGGATCTTGAAGGAAAAAGATTTGGTGATATAATTAACTTTTTTGAAAATGCTTCTGTTATAGGAATACGTAGAGCAGGGGGAGAAGTATTAGTAAATCCTTCGTATACTAATACAGTTTTAGAACCGGGTGATGAAATTATTGCTCTTGCGGAAAGTTCCATGGGTTTCATGTATGATTTACGTGATTTAAATCGAACAATGGATCTTTCCAAAGTCCAAAAGAGCAGTGTAAAACGTGAAACTGAGAATGTTTTAATTATCGGAGCCAATCGATTGGTTTATTCGATAATAAATGAGTTGGATTCTTATGTTCGAAGAGGCTCTAAAATTTCTATTTATGTTGATAAAGAAAAATTCCAATATGAACAAACTAAGCTTTCTAAAAATATGAGATCATCTGTATCGGTTGAGTATTTGGATACAGAATCAAGAGAGGACTTAGAAAATATACCCTTTGAAGAGTATCATTATGTAATATTACTTACTTACGATATGCCTTCTGTGGATGATGCAGATGCCTACGTTATTATTCTCTGGTTATATATACGAGATATTCTCAAAAATAGAAATCATCCGATCCCGATTGTTACCGAAATGCTTAATAATAAAAACGAAAAACTTGCCCGACCTTCCGATTTAGATGACTTTATCATTATAGATAAAATTGATAGTCGGCTTCTGGCACAGTTTTCTCAGAATCCTTATTTGAAGCAGGTATATGAAGTTTTGTTTGATGAAAAAGGTTCTGAGATTTATTTAAAACCGGCAAAGGATTTTTTAGAAATTGGGAAGGAATATTCTATTTATGAAGTATCGAATCTTGTGAATCAACAATCCGATCTGTTGATAGGTTACAAGAAAAACTCGGAGGAAGAATATAAAGATAAAAGATGTGGTGTTGTTGTAAACCCTCCTAAATCAGAGCGAATTACCTTTACTGAGGTTGATAAGTTAATTGTTATTTCTGAAGTAGAATATACTTAA
- a CDS encoding 2-oxoacid:ferredoxin oxidoreductase subunit beta, with product MTIALTKKDFASDQDVRWCPGCGDYGILSAIQKTMPELGIPKEKVVFISGIGCSSRFPYYMNTYGFHTIHGRAPSFATGVKITNPELSVWVITGDGDGLSIGGNHLIHSIRRNLDINIILFNNEIYGLTKGQYSPTSERGTVSKSSPYGSLEAPFKPISIALGAEASFVARTHDKNQKHMSDIFLRAAQHKGTSFVEVLQNCVIFNDGIHDPVYGREVREDNTITLEHGKPMIFGKNNDKGISLDGSKASIVDITKEGLDAVSIHDENRENPDHAFVLSRMMQPHYPVPMGVFRDVERPTYETQLHAQVNQVEREKGEGDLKKLLFSDETWEVK from the coding sequence ATGACTATCGCACTGACTAAAAAAGATTTTGCTTCAGACCAGGACGTTAGATGGTGCCCGGGTTGCGGAGATTACGGAATTCTATCAGCCATTCAAAAAACTATGCCGGAACTCGGAATCCCGAAAGAAAAAGTTGTTTTTATCTCCGGGATTGGCTGCTCTTCTCGCTTCCCTTACTACATGAATACCTATGGTTTTCACACAATTCATGGTAGGGCACCTTCCTTCGCTACCGGTGTAAAAATCACAAACCCCGAACTCAGTGTCTGGGTAATTACAGGTGATGGAGACGGTCTGTCTATTGGTGGTAACCATTTGATTCACTCGATTCGTAGAAACCTTGATATTAATATCATCCTTTTCAATAATGAGATTTATGGTTTAACCAAGGGCCAGTATTCCCCTACCAGTGAAAGAGGAACCGTTTCAAAATCCAGCCCGTATGGTAGTCTTGAGGCTCCCTTCAAACCTATTTCCATTGCTCTCGGAGCAGAAGCCAGTTTTGTAGCCAGAACTCATGATAAAAACCAGAAACACATGTCTGATATTTTCCTGAGGGCTGCCCAGCACAAAGGAACCTCTTTTGTAGAAGTACTCCAGAACTGTGTGATTTTCAATGATGGTATTCATGATCCGGTTTACGGTAGAGAAGTAAGAGAAGATAATACTATTACATTAGAGCACGGAAAACCCATGATCTTTGGTAAAAATAATGATAAAGGTATTTCTCTGGATGGTTCCAAGGCCAGTATTGTGGATATAACAAAAGAAGGATTGGATGCTGTTTCGATTCATGACGAAAATCGTGAAAATCCGGATCATGCTTTTGTTCTTTCCCGGATGATGCAGCCCCACTACCCGGTTCCGATGGGAGTATTCCGAGATGTAGAAAGACCTACCTATGAAACACAGCTTCATGCACAGGTAAACCAAGTAGAGAGGGAAAAAGGAGAAGGAGATTTGAAAAAATTACTCTTCTCTGATGAAACCTGGGAAGTCAAATAA